One window of the Methylovirgula sp. HY1 genome contains the following:
- the nifN gene encoding nitrogenase iron-molybdenum cofactor biosynthesis protein NifN: MAKVSVTKKACTVNPLKMSQPVGGALAFMGIKDSMPLFHGSQGCTSFGLVLFVRHFKEAIPLQTTAMSEVATVLGGYENVEQAIVNISNKQKARLIGICSTGVTETKGDDVDAYIKLVRQQHPELDDVKLVYVSTPDFKDALQDGWDKTVAKVIEVLVKEPPADVARNPKKIVVLPGCHMTPGDLDELRDIIEAFGMEPYFLPDLAASLDGHIPDDFTPTTLGGISLEEIEELGDASYCVAIGEHMRRAAEALQKKTGLPYRLFDRLIGLLPNDAFISYISQISGKDVPTKFKRQRSQMVDAMLDAHFHIGGKKIAIGLEPDFLFDFGSFLVEMGCHLTAAVSTNNLPILERVPAESVLVGDLEDLETMAPGCDLLVTHAHGRQASERLHIPLFRISLPIFDRLGAAHITSVGYRGGRDLLFDLANMFIANMHVVKPDTWYPHVAEPGEAEHPAPPTSH, from the coding sequence ATGGCTAAAGTCAGCGTCACCAAGAAAGCTTGCACCGTCAATCCGCTGAAGATGAGCCAGCCGGTGGGGGGTGCGCTCGCCTTCATGGGGATCAAGGACAGCATGCCGCTGTTTCACGGCTCGCAGGGCTGCACCTCGTTCGGGCTCGTGCTTTTCGTCCGGCATTTCAAGGAAGCCATTCCGTTGCAGACGACGGCGATGAGCGAGGTTGCGACGGTGCTCGGCGGCTATGAAAATGTCGAGCAGGCGATCGTCAATATTTCGAACAAGCAGAAGGCGCGGCTGATCGGCATTTGCTCGACCGGCGTCACCGAGACGAAGGGCGACGACGTCGACGCCTATATCAAGCTCGTGCGCCAGCAGCATCCGGAATTGGATGATGTCAAACTCGTCTATGTCTCGACGCCGGACTTCAAGGATGCGCTGCAGGACGGGTGGGACAAGACGGTCGCTAAAGTCATCGAAGTGCTCGTCAAAGAGCCCCCGGCCGACGTCGCGCGCAATCCGAAGAAAATCGTTGTTCTGCCTGGCTGCCATATGACGCCTGGCGATCTCGACGAATTGCGGGACATCATCGAGGCATTCGGCATGGAGCCCTATTTCCTGCCGGATCTCGCAGCTTCGCTTGACGGACATATTCCCGATGACTTCACGCCGACGACTTTGGGCGGCATTTCGCTCGAAGAGATCGAGGAGCTTGGCGACGCGAGTTATTGCGTGGCGATCGGCGAACATATGCGCCGTGCCGCCGAAGCGCTGCAAAAGAAAACTGGCCTTCCGTATCGACTGTTCGATCGCTTGATCGGATTGCTGCCGAATGATGCGTTCATCTCGTATATTTCGCAGATCAGCGGCAAGGACGTGCCGACCAAGTTCAAGCGGCAAAGAAGTCAAATGGTCGATGCGATGCTGGATGCGCATTTCCACATCGGCGGAAAAAAAATCGCGATTGGTTTGGAGCCGGATTTCCTGTTCGACTTCGGGAGTTTCCTGGTCGAAATGGGCTGCCATCTCACCGCTGCGGTGTCCACCAACAATCTGCCAATTCTCGAGCGTGTTCCGGCGGAATCCGTGCTCGTCGGCGACCTCGAGGATTTGGAGACGATGGCGCCGGGCTGCGACCTGCTGGTGACCCACGCGCATGGGCGCCAAGCGTCGGAACGGCTCCATATCCCGCTGTTTCGCATCAGCTTGCCGATCTTCGATCGGTTGGGCGCCGCGCATATCACGTCGGTGGGTTATCGCGGCGGGCGCGATTTGCTTTTCGATCTCGCCAATATGTTCATCGCCAATATGCACGTGGTGAAGCCAGACACTTGGTATCCGCATGTCGCGGAGCCGGGCGAAGCGGA
- the nifE gene encoding nitrogenase iron-molybdenum cofactor biosynthesis protein NifE: protein MSSVSATVQDVFNEPACPKNAAKSEKERKKGCTKQLQPGGAAGGCAFDGAKIALQPITDVAHLVHGPIACEGNSWDNRGAYSSGSTLYRTGFTTDINETDVVFGGEKRLYKSIKEIFEKYDPPAVFVYQTCVPAMIGDDIDAVCKAASKKFGKPVVPVNSPGFVGPKNLGNKLAGEALLAHVIGTVEPEYTTPYDVNIIGEYNLAGEMWQVEPLLKEIGFRILSCISGDAKYVDVASSHRARATMMVCSKAMINITRKLEDLYGIPYFEGSFYGIGDMSDSIRQLAQLCIDRGAPKEFMDRAEAVIAREEKLAWDEIMSYLPRLKGKKVLLITGGVKSWSVVAALQEVGMEIVGTSVKKSTKEDKERIKELMGEDAHAFDDMSPREMYKMLKEARADIMLSGGRSQFIALKANMPWLDINQERHHAYSGYKGMVDLVREIDKALYNPIWEQVRTPAPWANPADSWQAKADAEAAREAAELAADPAKAEAKRRSKKICKCKTVDLGTIEDAVLVGALTQAQVIETTHAGSGCTGCRSTIDGILEDMAARGGEVIDLDPVQAEEKRRAKRICNCKEVALGTIEDVIRDKGLMTVAEVTAATQAGGGCESCCETIDEILADVRAKDAEMIPAIAAE, encoded by the coding sequence ATGAGCTCTGTTTCAGCCACAGTTCAAGACGTTTTCAACGAGCCGGCGTGCCCGAAAAACGCCGCTAAATCGGAAAAAGAACGTAAGAAGGGGTGCACGAAACAGTTGCAACCTGGTGGCGCGGCAGGCGGCTGTGCCTTCGACGGCGCCAAAATCGCGCTGCAGCCGATCACCGATGTCGCGCATCTTGTCCATGGCCCGATCGCCTGCGAAGGTAATAGCTGGGACAATCGTGGCGCTTATTCTTCCGGTTCGACGCTGTATCGCACGGGCTTCACGACCGATATCAACGAAACCGACGTGGTGTTCGGCGGCGAAAAGCGGCTCTATAAGAGCATCAAGGAAATCTTCGAAAAATACGATCCGCCGGCGGTCTTCGTCTATCAGACCTGTGTTCCCGCGATGATCGGCGACGACATCGACGCGGTTTGCAAAGCGGCTTCGAAGAAGTTCGGTAAACCGGTCGTCCCGGTGAATTCGCCAGGCTTCGTCGGACCGAAGAATCTCGGCAATAAGCTCGCGGGCGAGGCTCTCCTCGCGCATGTCATCGGAACGGTCGAGCCGGAATATACGACTCCCTACGATGTCAACATTATCGGCGAATATAACCTCGCCGGCGAGATGTGGCAGGTCGAGCCGCTTTTGAAGGAGATCGGCTTCCGCATTCTGTCCTGCATCTCGGGCGATGCTAAATACGTCGATGTCGCGAGCTCACATCGGGCCCGGGCGACAATGATGGTCTGCTCGAAGGCGATGATCAACATCACCCGGAAGCTCGAAGACCTTTATGGGATTCCCTATTTCGAAGGGTCCTTTTACGGCATCGGCGACATGAGCGACTCGATCCGCCAGCTGGCGCAGCTGTGCATCGACCGCGGCGCGCCGAAGGAGTTCATGGACCGCGCCGAAGCGGTCATTGCACGCGAAGAGAAGCTCGCGTGGGACGAAATCATGAGCTATCTGCCCCGCTTGAAGGGCAAGAAAGTTTTGCTCATCACCGGCGGTGTGAAGTCTTGGTCGGTCGTGGCGGCGCTGCAAGAGGTCGGGATGGAAATCGTCGGCACCAGCGTCAAAAAATCGACGAAGGAAGACAAAGAGCGCATCAAGGAATTGATGGGCGAAGACGCGCATGCCTTTGACGATATGTCGCCGCGCGAAATGTACAAGATGCTGAAGGAAGCGCGCGCCGACATCATGCTGTCGGGCGGCCGTTCGCAATTCATTGCCCTGAAGGCGAATATGCCCTGGCTCGACATCAACCAGGAACGGCACCATGCCTATTCTGGCTATAAGGGCATGGTCGATTTGGTCCGCGAAATCGATAAGGCGCTGTACAACCCGATTTGGGAGCAGGTCCGCACGCCGGCGCCTTGGGCCAACCCGGCCGATAGCTGGCAGGCCAAGGCCGATGCCGAAGCGGCGCGCGAGGCAGCCGAACTGGCTGCCGATCCAGCCAAGGCGGAAGCCAAGCGTCGGTCCAAGAAGATCTGCAAATGTAAGACGGTCGATCTTGGAACGATCGAAGATGCGGTTCTGGTCGGCGCGCTGACGCAGGCGCAAGTGATCGAGACGACCCACGCCGGCAGCGGCTGCACCGGCTGCCGCAGCACGATCGACGGCATTTTGGAAGATATGGCGGCGCGGGGTGGCGAAGTCATTGATCTCGATCCGGTCCAGGCCGAGGAAAAGCGGCGCGCGAAGCGGATCTGCAATTGCAAGGAAGTTGCCCTCGGCACGATTGAAGACGTCATCCGCGACAAGGGGCTGATGACCGTGGCGGAGGTTACGGCCGCGACGCAAGCCGGCGGCGGTTGCGAGAGCTGCTGCGAGACCATCGACGAAATTCTCGCCGATGTTCGGGCGAAGGATGCGGAGATGATTCCCGCCATTGCAGCGGAGTGA
- the nifK gene encoding nitrogenase molybdenum-iron protein subunit beta: MPQNADNVLDHFDLFRQPEYREMLANKKKNFESPVADAELQRVVEWTKTWDYREKNFAREALTVNPAKACQPLGAVFAAVGFEGTIPFVHGSQGCVAYYRSHFSRHFKEPSSCVSSSMTEDAAVFGGLNNMIDGLANTYNLYKPKMISVSTTCMAEVIGDDLNAFIKNAKDKGSVPKEFDVPFAHTPAFVGSHITGYDNVMKGIFEHFWGGKAGTAPKLERVENDQINFITGFDPYTVGNVRELKRMFDLIGFNYKILCDNSDVWDTPTDGTFRMFDGGTTIEDTEKAVNAKATVSMQEYCTEKTLKYIHEEWKHETVPLNHPIGVKGTDEFLLKISELTGRPIPDQLKLERGRLVDAICDSNTHIHGKKFAIYADPDMCIGLVAFLLECGAEPTHVLATNGSKSWADKVEKMLAESPFGQNCHVYPGRDLWHMRSLLFTEPVDFLIGNTYGKYLERDTGTPLIRIGFPIFDRHHHHRYPVWGYQGGLNVLVWILDRVFEEIDKNTIVPAYSDFSYDIIR; the protein is encoded by the coding sequence ATGCCCCAGAACGCCGATAACGTTCTCGACCACTTCGATCTCTTCCGGCAGCCGGAATATCGTGAGATGCTCGCGAACAAGAAAAAGAATTTCGAAAGCCCGGTCGCTGACGCTGAATTGCAGCGCGTCGTTGAGTGGACGAAGACCTGGGATTATCGCGAAAAGAATTTCGCCCGTGAGGCGCTGACCGTCAATCCGGCGAAAGCCTGCCAGCCTCTCGGCGCGGTGTTCGCGGCCGTCGGCTTCGAAGGCACCATCCCCTTCGTGCATGGTTCGCAGGGTTGCGTCGCCTATTACCGCTCGCACTTCTCGCGTCACTTCAAAGAGCCGTCTTCTTGCGTCTCTTCGTCGATGACCGAAGACGCGGCCGTGTTCGGTGGCCTTAACAATATGATCGACGGCTTGGCCAACACCTATAATCTCTACAAGCCGAAGATGATCTCCGTTTCCACCACCTGCATGGCGGAAGTGATCGGCGACGACCTCAACGCGTTCATCAAGAACGCCAAAGACAAGGGCTCGGTTCCGAAAGAGTTCGACGTTCCCTTCGCGCATACCCCGGCGTTCGTGGGCAGCCACATCACCGGCTATGACAATGTCATGAAGGGCATTTTCGAGCATTTCTGGGGCGGCAAGGCCGGCACGGCGCCGAAGCTCGAGCGGGTCGAGAACGACCAGATCAACTTCATCACCGGCTTCGATCCCTATACGGTTGGTAACGTCCGTGAATTGAAGCGGATGTTCGACCTGATCGGCTTCAACTACAAGATCCTGTGCGACAACAGCGATGTGTGGGACACGCCGACGGACGGCACGTTCCGCATGTTCGATGGCGGCACGACGATCGAAGACACCGAAAAAGCCGTGAATGCCAAGGCGACTGTTTCGATGCAGGAATATTGCACCGAAAAGACGCTGAAATACATTCACGAGGAATGGAAGCACGAGACGGTTCCGCTGAACCATCCGATCGGCGTCAAAGGCACTGACGAGTTCCTGCTGAAGATTTCGGAGCTCACCGGTCGGCCGATCCCGGATCAGCTGAAACTCGAACGTGGTCGCCTTGTCGATGCGATCTGCGATTCGAACACGCATATCCATGGCAAGAAGTTCGCGATCTATGCCGATCCGGACATGTGCATCGGCCTCGTTGCCTTCCTTCTGGAATGCGGCGCCGAACCGACCCACGTGCTCGCCACCAACGGCAGCAAGTCCTGGGCGGACAAAGTCGAAAAGATGCTCGCTGAGAGCCCGTTCGGCCAAAACTGCCATGTCTATCCCGGCCGCGATCTTTGGCACATGCGTTCGCTGCTCTTCACGGAGCCGGTGGATTTTCTTATCGGAAATACCTACGGCAAGTATCTTGAGCGCGACACCGGCACGCCGCTGATCCGCATTGGCTTCCCGATCTTCGATCGCCACCATCACCATCGTTATCCGGTGTGGGGCTATCAGGGCGGCCTCAACGTTCTCGTCTGGATCCTCGATCGCGTTTTCGAGGAAATCGATAAGAACACGATCGTTCCGGCCTATTCGGACTTCAGCTACGACATCATTCGCTGA